In Methanocaldococcus lauensis, a single genomic region encodes these proteins:
- the hemB gene encoding porphobilinogen synthase, with translation MLIRPRRLRKNQKIRDLVRETTLTKNDLIMPIFVDENLKGNEKREINSMPNQYRFSVEGAIEEAKNIADLGIPAIILFGIPKYKDEIASSAYDKNGVVQRTIRGIKEELGDEILVIADCCLCEYTSHGHCGIVKNGKILNDATLPILAKIALSYAESGVDIVAPSDMMDGRVRVIRESLEENGYDDVLIMSYSAKYASSFYGPFREAAESAPKFGDRRSYQMDIGNSREALKEIALDIEEGADMILIKPALSYLDIIRLAKNNFNVPIGGYSVSGEYAMVEAASKNGWLDKDKVIYEILLSIKRAGADFIITYWAKYAAEKLL, from the coding sequence ATGTTAATAAGACCAAGAAGATTGAGAAAAAATCAAAAAATTAGAGATTTGGTTAGAGAAACAACTTTAACAAAGAACGATTTAATTATGCCTATTTTTGTTGATGAAAATTTAAAAGGAAATGAAAAGAGAGAAATTAATTCTATGCCTAACCAGTATAGATTTAGTGTTGAAGGGGCAATAGAAGAAGCAAAAAATATTGCAGATTTAGGAATTCCAGCAATAATATTATTTGGTATTCCAAAGTATAAAGATGAAATTGCAAGTTCTGCCTACGATAAAAATGGAGTAGTTCAGCGAACTATAAGGGGAATTAAAGAGGAGTTAGGGGATGAGATTTTAGTTATTGCTGACTGTTGTCTATGTGAATATACTTCCCATGGACACTGTGGAATTGTTAAAAATGGCAAAATATTAAATGATGCCACACTACCAATTTTAGCAAAGATAGCTTTATCTTATGCTGAATCTGGAGTAGATATTGTAGCCCCATCAGATATGATGGATGGAAGAGTTAGAGTAATAAGAGAAAGTTTAGAAGAAAATGGATATGATGATGTATTAATAATGAGTTATTCTGCAAAGTATGCCTCTTCATTTTATGGACCATTTAGAGAAGCCGCAGAAAGTGCTCCGAAGTTTGGAGATAGGAGAAGTTATCAGATGGATATTGGTAATTCAAGAGAGGCTTTAAAAGAAATTGCATTAGACATTGAGGAAGGGGCAGATATGATATTGATAAAACCAGCATTATCTTACTTAGATATTATAAGATTAGCTAAAAATAACTTTAATGTCCCTATTGGTGGTTATTCAGTAAGTGGAGAGTATGCAATGGTTGAAGCAGCATCTAAAAATGGATGGTTAGATAAGGATAAAGTTATTTATGAAATACTGTTAAGTATAAAAAGAGCAGGGGCTGATTTTATTATTACATACTGGGCTAAATATGCCGCTGAAAAATTACTCTAA
- a CDS encoding RraA family protein → MKILKNFSVPNLCDAGAMPLKDIKPILENQKLIFGEVITVKINYDDWGTLIKSISFAKDKIIVVEVVGEKKYETAVWGGLASLNAKIKGVKGVVIDGCVRDLEDIKSLKFPVFAKNFCPSAGKPLNCGKINVPITCGDVLVNPGDIAVGDNNGVAIIKKENLQEIIENAKYIKEKEKKIKERILRGEDLRDILKLE, encoded by the coding sequence ATGAAGATATTAAAAAATTTTTCAGTACCTAACTTGTGTGATGCAGGGGCAATGCCTTTAAAAGACATTAAACCAATTTTAGAGAATCAAAAATTAATTTTTGGAGAGGTAATAACTGTAAAGATAAATTATGACGATTGGGGAACTTTAATTAAATCAATAAGTTTTGCTAAAGATAAAATTATAGTTGTTGAAGTTGTAGGAGAAAAAAAATATGAAACTGCTGTATGGGGAGGATTAGCCTCTTTAAATGCTAAAATTAAAGGAGTTAAAGGAGTAGTTATAGATGGTTGTGTTAGAGATTTAGAGGATATAAAATCATTAAAGTTCCCAGTTTTTGCAAAAAACTTTTGTCCAAGTGCAGGAAAACCTTTAAATTGTGGTAAGATAAATGTTCCTATAACTTGTGGAGATGTTTTAGTTAATCCGGGAGATATTGCTGTTGGAGACAACAATGGAGTGGCAATTATAAAAAAAGAAAATCTCCAAGAGATTATTGAAAATGCAAAATATATAAAAGAAAAAGAGAAAAAAATAAAAGAAAGAATTTTAAGAGGCGAAGATTTAAGAGACATTTTAAAATTAGAATAA
- a CDS encoding TIGR00267 family protein, with protein sequence MLKIPRSLKLVLEILNKESGTRYIVRGLIDGTLSALGVVIGASGSSDPSVIIAAGLGGGVANGLSNILGAFTAEKASLERDRIQKEKNLLKHSGYLKKSIIYKRAIRETMICGLIDGISTTVGSALPIIPFFLFDIKTALYLAVAITICLLFILGVFIGNISKENVVISGIKMVIGAIIVTFLCFMIEKAF encoded by the coding sequence GTGTTGAAAATTCCGCGTAGTTTGAAGTTAGTTTTAGAAATACTAAATAAAGAATCAGGAACGAGATATATTGTTAGAGGACTTATAGATGGAACTTTATCAGCTCTTGGAGTAGTTATTGGAGCCAGTGGTTCCTCAGATCCGTCAGTTATTATAGCCGCAGGTCTTGGAGGAGGAGTGGCTAATGGTTTATCTAATATCTTAGGAGCATTCACAGCGGAAAAGGCATCGTTAGAGAGAGACAGAATTCAAAAGGAAAAAAACTTATTAAAGCATAGTGGATATTTAAAAAAATCTATAATTTACAAAAGGGCTATTAGAGAAACTATGATCTGTGGGCTTATTGATGGAATATCTACAACAGTTGGATCTGCACTACCAATTATTCCATTTTTTTTATTTGATATAAAAACTGCCTTATATTTAGCAGTAGCAATAACTATATGTCTATTATTTATATTGGGTGTATTTATTGGAAACATTTCCAAGGAAAATGTTGTAATTTCAGGAATAAAAATGGTGATAGGGGCGATAATTGTAACATTCTTATGCTTTATGATAGAGAAAGCATTTTAA
- a CDS encoding DUF2115 domain-containing protein — MKAKELFEKLKKELDKFSIYDIMKIKCYIEKDAKYLPNKYKNHYVESMMKYLIETFNEIKRKKSKEIKDEEIDEEKLNEMLKRIESFKKYNTEDEETFINLSKILCPYLTFIAKKPLHPIYLTFPGNVKIVKKGNIYYCPVKNKQLNEYSLCEFCVAKSIDELKNKL, encoded by the coding sequence ATGAAAGCTAAGGAGTTATTTGAAAAATTAAAAAAAGAACTTGATAAGTTTAGTATATATGACATAATGAAAATTAAGTGTTATATTGAAAAAGATGCTAAATATCTCCCAAATAAGTATAAAAATCATTATGTTGAATCAATGATGAAATATCTAATTGAAACATTTAATGAAATTAAAAGAAAAAAATCTAAAGAAATTAAAGATGAAGAAATTGATGAAGAAAAATTAAATGAAATGCTTAAAAGGATTGAAAGTTTTAAAAAGTATAATACTGAGGATGAGGAAACATTTATAAATCTTTCTAAAATATTATGTCCTTATTTAACTTTCATTGCAAAAAAACCCTTGCATCCAATATATTTAACATTCCCTGGAAACGTAAAAATTGTTAAAAAAGGTAATATCTATTATTGTCCTGTTAAAAATAAACAACTTAATGAATATTCATTGTGCGAATTTTGTGTGGCAAAAAGTATTGATGAATTAAAAAATAAATTATAA
- a CDS encoding FAD-dependent oxidoreductase — MRAVIVGSGAGGLTTASTIRKYDKDIEIVVVTKEKEIAYSPCAIPYVIEGVIKSFDDIVMHTPEYYKKERNIEILTETTVIDVNSKENKIMCIDKEGNKFEIDYDYLVLATGAVPFIPPIEGKDLEGVFKVRTIEDGRNILKYIEENNCRKVAVVGAGAIGLEMAYGLKKRGLEVLVIEMAPQVLPRFLDPDMAEIVQKYLEKEGIKIILSKPLEKIVGKDRVEAVCVDNKLYDVDMVIMATGVRPNIELAKKAGCKIGKYAIEVSEKMQTSIPNIYAVGDCVEVTDFITGEKTLSPFGSTAVRQGVVAGKNIAGIEAKFYPVLNSAVSKIGDLEIGGTGLTAFSANLKRIPIIIGKATALTRARYYPGGKRIDIKMIFNEDCRVVGCQIVGGERVAERIDAMSIAIFKKVTAEELANMEFCYAPPVSMVYEPLSLAVEDALNKLIK; from the coding sequence ATGAGGGCAGTAATTGTAGGGAGTGGAGCAGGAGGTTTAACAACGGCATCAACAATTAGAAAATACGATAAAGATATTGAGATAGTTGTAGTAACCAAAGAGAAAGAGATTGCCTATTCTCCTTGTGCTATTCCTTATGTAATTGAAGGAGTTATAAAGAGTTTTGACGATATAGTTATGCACACACCGGAATATTACAAAAAAGAAAGAAACATTGAAATATTAACTGAAACCACTGTTATAGATGTAAATTCAAAGGAAAATAAAATAATGTGCATAGATAAAGAAGGAAATAAATTTGAAATAGATTATGATTATTTAGTTTTAGCTACTGGGGCAGTTCCATTTATTCCACCAATTGAAGGGAAAGATTTAGAGGGAGTATTTAAGGTTAGAACTATTGAGGATGGAAGAAATATATTAAAATATATTGAAGAAAATAATTGCAGAAAAGTTGCTGTTGTAGGAGCTGGAGCTATAGGTTTAGAAATGGCTTATGGTTTAAAGAAAAGAGGTTTAGAAGTTTTAGTTATTGAAATGGCTCCTCAGGTTTTACCAAGATTTTTAGATCCAGACATGGCTGAAATCGTCCAAAAATATTTGGAAAAAGAAGGAATTAAAATTATATTGTCAAAACCTTTGGAAAAAATTGTAGGAAAAGATAGAGTTGAAGCAGTTTGTGTTGATAATAAATTATATGATGTTGATATGGTAATAATGGCTACTGGTGTAAGACCAAATATAGAATTGGCAAAAAAGGCAGGATGTAAAATAGGTAAATATGCTATAGAAGTCAGTGAAAAAATGCAAACATCAATTCCAAATATATATGCAGTTGGAGACTGTGTTGAAGTAACTGATTTCATAACTGGGGAGAAAACATTATCTCCATTTGGATCAACTGCTGTAAGGCAGGGAGTTGTTGCTGGTAAAAACATTGCAGGAATTGAAGCAAAATTTTACCCAGTTTTAAATTCAGCAGTTAGTAAAATTGGAGATTTAGAAATTGGTGGAACTGGATTAACAGCATTTTCTGCCAATTTAAAAAGAATACCTATAATTATTGGTAAAGCAACAGCATTAACAAGAGCAAGATACTATCCAGGAGGAAAGAGAATAGATATTAAGATGATATTTAATGAAGATTGTAGAGTTGTTGGATGTCAAATTGTTGGAGGAGAAAGAGTCGCTGAAAGAATTGACGCAATGTCAATTGCAATATTTAAAAAAGTTACAGCTGAAGAACTTGCTAATATGGAATTCTGCTATGCTCCACCAGTTTCTATGGTGTATGAGCCTTTATCTTTAGCCGTAGAAGATGCATTAAATAAACTTATCAAATAA
- a CDS encoding adenylate kinase family protein: MRIAITGTPGVGKTTVSKVLGDKLGIKVIDITEFVKKYKLYKEKDIDMDSYVIDFEKLENFIKKIEDKEKTIILDGHVSHLLNPDYTIVLRCNPEIIKKRLEERGYKPKKVLENVQAEILDVCLCESKGKVYEIDTTNRDVDDIVNEIIEAIKHKKERKGIVDWINQYFDYLTLEIK; the protein is encoded by the coding sequence ATGAGAATTGCCATAACTGGAACTCCGGGAGTAGGAAAGACAACAGTATCTAAGGTTTTAGGAGATAAATTAGGAATAAAAGTTATAGATATAACTGAGTTTGTTAAAAAATATAAACTATATAAGGAAAAAGATATAGATATGGACTCTTATGTTATTGATTTTGAAAAATTAGAAAACTTTATTAAAAAAATTGAAGATAAAGAAAAAACTATAATTTTAGATGGACATGTATCACACTTATTAAATCCTGATTATACGATAGTTCTTAGATGCAATCCAGAGATTATTAAAAAAAGATTAGAAGAGAGAGGATATAAGCCAAAAAAGGTTTTGGAAAATGTTCAAGCAGAAATATTAGATGTTTGTTTATGTGAAAGTAAAGGCAAAGTTTATGAGATAGATACGACAAATAGAGATGTTGATGATATTGTCAATGAGATTATTGAAGCAATAAAACATAAAAAAGAGAGAAAGGGTATTGTAGATTGGATTAATCAATATTTTGACTATTTAACTTTAGAGATTAAATAA
- a CDS encoding carbamoyltransferase C-terminal domain-containing protein, which yields MILGLCDGHNASASLIDKNNILYAISEERFTRKKNQRGFPENSINYILSNVDAENIEYVSVGGVFRRGERIKKLKNFQNKIKKKFLYIYHHMAHSYLYKLSNFKESLVISIDGGGDGLSFLASIANKKDLEIIAQSDLIDSVGDFYASITELLCFKPMKDEGKVMSLSSFDCEDNINLKVIDYIEGIKSFKNYLGVIGYEATKALKKLMIPYLNNKYKLSFEDKVKISKFAQKTLEDIVLKAINSLTYEYDIYNVVFVGGVSQNVKLNSKIAEKYNLFVPPFMGDEGLCLGASLLDKRIDRINLINTYFGYEIKNENIEKILEDIKNKLKNYKIDFIEEKDIPEVVGNLIVENNIVCIARGKMEFGPRALGNRSIISLPTKENKEKINKKLKRDWFMPFAPTILYEYIEDYLINPRYSPFMTQIFKVKEDKIKEIEGVVHVDKTTRPQTLKKESNETYYNLIKYIYDITEVPVVLNTSFNIHGEPIVCNEKDAIKSFLTADFDALLLGNYLISKVK from the coding sequence ATGATTTTAGGGTTATGTGATGGACATAACGCAAGTGCCTCATTAATTGATAAAAACAATATTTTATATGCTATTAGTGAAGAAAGATTTACAAGAAAAAAAAATCAAAGGGGTTTCCCAGAAAACTCTATAAATTATATTTTAAGCAATGTTGATGCTGAAAACATTGAATATGTTTCTGTTGGGGGAGTTTTTAGGAGAGGAGAAAGAATAAAGAAATTAAAAAATTTTCAAAATAAAATAAAGAAAAAATTTTTATACATTTATCATCATATGGCACATTCATATCTATATAAATTATCAAATTTTAAAGAATCCTTAGTTATTTCAATTGATGGGGGAGGGGATGGACTCTCTTTTTTGGCATCAATTGCTAATAAAAAAGATTTAGAGATTATTGCTCAAAGTGATTTAATAGATTCAGTTGGAGATTTTTATGCTTCAATAACTGAACTACTATGTTTTAAACCAATGAAAGACGAAGGTAAGGTTATGTCATTATCCTCTTTTGATTGTGAAGATAATATAAATTTAAAGGTTATTGATTATATTGAGGGGATAAAATCATTTAAAAACTATTTAGGTGTTATTGGTTATGAAGCTACCAAAGCATTAAAAAAACTTATGATTCCTTATCTAAATAACAAATATAAATTATCTTTTGAAGATAAAGTAAAAATATCAAAATTTGCTCAAAAAACTTTGGAAGATATTGTTTTAAAGGCTATAAATAGTTTAACTTATGAATATGATATATATAATGTTGTATTTGTTGGAGGTGTATCTCAGAATGTTAAGTTAAACTCAAAAATTGCTGAAAAGTATAATCTATTTGTCCCTCCTTTTATGGGTGATGAAGGGCTTTGTTTAGGAGCAAGTTTATTAGATAAAAGAATAGACAGAATTAATTTAATAAATACATACTTTGGATATGAAATTAAAAATGAGAATATTGAAAAAATATTGGAAGATATAAAAAACAAACTTAAAAATTACAAAATAGACTTTATTGAAGAAAAGGACATTCCTGAGGTTGTTGGTAATTTAATAGTTGAAAATAATATTGTATGTATAGCAAGAGGTAAAATGGAATTTGGTCCAAGGGCTTTGGGAAATAGGAGTATTATATCTTTACCTACAAAGGAAAATAAAGAAAAAATAAACAAAAAATTAAAAAGAGATTGGTTTATGCCATTTGCTCCTACAATACTTTATGAGTATATAGAGGATTATTTAATAAATCCAAGATATTCTCCATTTATGACGCAAATATTTAAAGTTAAAGAAGACAAAATAAAAGAAATTGAAGGAGTAGTTCATGTAGATAAAACTACAAGGCCACAAACATTAAAAAAAGAATCAAATGAGACATATTATAATTTAATAAAATATATATATGACATAACTGAAGTTCCAGTAGTTTTAAATACATCTTTTAATATACACGGAGAGCCAATAGTTTGCAACGAAAAAGATGCAATAAAAAGCTTTTTAACAGCAGATTTTGACGCTCTACTATTAGGAAATTATTTAATCTCTAAAGTTAAATAG
- a CDS encoding MTH1187 family thiamine-binding protein yields MRKVVAEVSIIPLGKGASVSKYVKKAIDVFKKYSLKVETNAMGTVLEGDLDEILKAFKEAHSTVLNDVDRVVSSLKIDERKDKENTIERKLKAIGER; encoded by the coding sequence GTGAGAAAAGTCGTGGCAGAAGTTTCAATAATCCCATTGGGAAAAGGTGCAAGTGTTTCAAAGTATGTTAAAAAGGCTATTGATGTTTTTAAAAAATACAGCTTAAAAGTTGAAACAAACGCAATGGGCACAGTGTTAGAAGGGGATTTGGATGAAATTTTAAAAGCATTTAAAGAGGCACATTCAACTGTCTTAAATGATGTGGATAGAGTTGTAAGTAGTTTAAAAATTGATGAAAGAAAAGATAAAGAAAATACTATTGAGAGAAAGTTAAAGGCAATTGGAGAACGATGA
- a CDS encoding transcriptional regulator, whose product MIPLVPTSRTEIDKLEHVLILGTLFRPEILDLIKDPVEKVTWVDSLAIAAGALAREKAGYTIREIADELGRTEQTIRKHLKGETKAGKLVIETYEMLKRGELNIEEVEKFLEAVVRKEDIEEKLANIKKLEEEIEKLKKENEELAKKLEKVKEILKEALKELE is encoded by the coding sequence ATGATTCCATTGGTGCCAACATCAAGAACAGAAATAGACAAATTAGAACATGTTTTAATTTTAGGTACTCTTTTTAGACCAGAAATTTTGGATTTAATAAAGGATCCTGTTGAAAAAGTTACATGGGTTGATTCATTAGCAATTGCCGCAGGAGCTTTGGCAAGAGAAAAGGCAGGTTACACAATAAGAGAAATTGCTGATGAGTTGGGAAGAACTGAACAAACAATTAGAAAGCACTTAAAAGGAGAAACTAAGGCAGGTAAATTAGTAATAGAAACCTATGAGATGTTAAAGAGAGGAGAATTGAATATTGAAGAAGTTGAGAAATTCTTAGAGGCTGTTGTAAGAAAAGAAGACATAGAAGAAAAATTGGCAAATATTAAGAAATTAGAAGAAGAAATTGAAAAACTTAAGAAAGAGAATGAAGAGTTAGCTAAGAAATTAGAAAAAGTTAAAGAAATCTTAAAAGAAGCATTAAAAGAATTAGAATAA
- a CDS encoding KaiC domain-containing protein, whose protein sequence is MRRVKTGIPGMDEILHGGIPERNVVLLSGGPGTGKSIFCQQFLYKGVVDYNEPGVLVALEEHPVQIRENMKQFGWDVRKLEEEGKFAIIDAFTYGIGSAAKREKYVVYDPNDERELVDVLKTAIDEIGAKRIGIDSVTTLYLTKPMMARKTVFLLKRVIAGLGCTAIFTSQISVGERGFGGPGVEHAVDGIIRLDLDEINGELKRSLIVWKMRGTSHSLKRHPFEITNKGIIVYADKVLKLR, encoded by the coding sequence ATGAGAAGAGTAAAAACTGGAATTCCTGGAATGGACGAAATACTACATGGGGGAATACCAGAGAGGAATGTTGTATTATTATCAGGAGGTCCAGGAACTGGAAAATCAATATTTTGCCAACAATTTTTATACAAGGGAGTAGTAGATTACAACGAACCAGGAGTTTTAGTAGCATTAGAGGAACATCCTGTCCAAATTAGAGAAAATATGAAGCAGTTTGGATGGGACGTTAGAAAGTTAGAAGAAGAAGGAAAATTTGCTATAATAGACGCATTTACCTATGGCATTGGAAGTGCCGCAAAAAGAGAAAAGTATGTTGTTTACGATCCTAACGATGAGAGAGAGTTAGTAGATGTCTTAAAAACTGCAATAGATGAGATAGGCGCTAAAAGGATTGGAATAGATTCTGTTACTACATTATATTTAACTAAGCCAATGATGGCAAGAAAAACCGTATTCTTACTAAAAAGAGTTATTGCTGGATTAGGTTGTACTGCAATATTTACTTCTCAAATATCAGTTGGAGAAAGAGGTTTTGGAGGGCCAGGAGTAGAGCATGCAGTTGATGGAATTATAAGATTAGATTTAGATGAAATTAATGGAGAACTTAAAAGAAGTTTAATCGTTTGGAAAATGAGAGGAACAAGCCACTCATTAAAAAGACATCCATTTGAAATAACTAATAAGGGAATAATTGTATATGCTGATAAGGTTTTAAAACTTAGATAA
- a CDS encoding PRC-barrel domain-containing protein, with amino-acid sequence MAIRVSDLLDKPIYTTSAIYIGKVYDVMIDLSKGVISGLIVSDIQNGCLKEYVTDPSKKVVLPFNLITAIGNIILVKPPAEANYGFLKK; translated from the coding sequence ATGGCAATTAGAGTTAGTGATTTATTAGACAAACCAATCTATACAACATCTGCAATATACATTGGAAAAGTTTATGATGTGATGATAGATTTAAGCAAGGGAGTAATTAGTGGTTTAATAGTTTCTGATATTCAAAATGGATGTTTAAAAGAATATGTTACTGATCCTTCAAAGAAAGTCGTTTTACCATTTAACTTAATCACAGCCATTGGGAATATAATACTAGTTAAACCTCCTGCAGAAGCTAACTATGGATTTTTAAAGAAATAA
- a CDS encoding bifunctional NADP phosphatase/NAD kinase, which yields MEGLKIGMKVIEEIDKKIKPLIGWEKADEIVKIGADGTPTKRIDLIAENIAISILEKYGGGILISEEIGLKVVGNDLEHIFILDPIDGTYNALKSIPIYSTSIAVTKIRSEDKKSIRENINDLKWIKNFIASRYNINDLYIGIVKNLATGDIYYGIKGYGSFLEKDKEKIKIKTNNIKSLSEASVGLFVYGLSNDLLEFLKEGKVRRIRLFGSTALEMCYVVSGALDAYINVNENSRLCDIAGAYVICKEGNAVITNKNGKELNIKLDLMEKTSLIVSNKYLHKKLISLFGNKWVIKPIRFGIVVREDKKEAIELAIKVCEYLKNKNIPYCVEPFLKDIVGGEPFNIQKISHIIAIGGDGTILRASRLVNGEVVPIIAVNMGKVGFLSEFSKDEIFKVIDKVISGDYDIEKRSKLKCEIIKDNNVIETPSALNEMVVITKNPAKILEFELYINDNLIENVRADGIIISTPTGSTAYSLSAGGPIVSPNVDCFIITPICPYKLSSRPLVVPSSDKIKLKLKLDKPALLVIDGSVEYEINRDDELIFKKSDSYAYFVKGQSFYDKLNRCFGVK from the coding sequence ATGGAAGGTTTAAAAATTGGAATGAAAGTTATTGAAGAGATTGACAAAAAGATAAAGCCATTAATTGGTTGGGAAAAAGCTGACGAAATAGTAAAAATAGGAGCAGATGGAACTCCAACTAAGAGAATAGATCTTATTGCTGAAAATATTGCTATAAGTATATTAGAAAAGTATGGAGGAGGCATTTTAATAAGTGAGGAAATTGGTTTAAAAGTAGTTGGTAACGATTTAGAGCATATATTTATTTTAGATCCAATAGATGGAACATACAACGCTTTGAAATCTATTCCTATTTATTCAACATCTATTGCCGTTACAAAAATTAGAAGTGAAGATAAAAAATCAATTAGAGAGAATATTAACGATTTAAAATGGATTAAAAATTTTATAGCAAGTAGATATAATATAAACGATTTATATATCGGAATTGTAAAAAATTTAGCTACTGGAGATATATACTATGGTATTAAAGGCTATGGAAGTTTCTTAGAGAAGGATAAAGAAAAAATAAAGATCAAAACTAATAATATAAAGAGCTTAAGTGAGGCATCAGTTGGATTATTTGTTTATGGGTTATCTAATGACCTTTTAGAATTCTTAAAAGAGGGAAAAGTTAGGAGGATTAGATTATTCGGCTCAACCGCCTTAGAAATGTGTTATGTTGTTAGTGGTGCATTAGATGCCTATATAAATGTTAATGAAAACTCTCGACTATGTGATATTGCAGGAGCTTATGTAATATGTAAGGAAGGAAATGCTGTAATAACTAACAAAAATGGGAAAGAGTTAAATATAAAGTTAGATTTGATGGAAAAAACTTCTTTAATTGTTAGTAATAAATATTTACATAAAAAGTTAATATCTCTTTTTGGAAATAAGTGGGTTATAAAGCCAATAAGATTTGGGATAGTAGTTAGAGAAGATAAAAAAGAGGCAATTGAATTGGCTATAAAAGTTTGTGAGTATTTAAAAAACAAAAATATACCTTACTGTGTTGAGCCATTTTTAAAAGATATAGTTGGAGGAGAACCTTTTAATATTCAAAAAATATCTCACATCATAGCAATAGGGGGAGATGGAACTATATTGAGAGCTTCGAGGTTAGTTAATGGTGAAGTAGTTCCAATAATTGCAGTAAATATGGGAAAAGTTGGATTTTTATCTGAATTTAGTAAAGATGAAATTTTTAAAGTAATTGATAAAGTAATCTCTGGAGATTATGATATAGAAAAAAGAAGTAAATTAAAATGTGAAATTATAAAAGATAATAATGTTATAGAAACTCCATCTGCCCTAAATGAGATGGTTGTTATTACCAAAAATCCAGCAAAAATTTTAGAGTTTGAATTATATATCAATGATAATCTCATAGAAAATGTTAGAGCTGATGGAATTATTATATCGACGCCAACGGGTTCTACAGCTTATTCATTAAGTGCTGGTGGTCCCATAGTATCTCCAAATGTAGATTGCTTTATAATAACTCCAATATGCCCTTATAAACTATCTTCTCGACCTTTAGTAGTTCCAAGTTCAGATAAAATTAAATTAAAACTTAAATTAGATAAACCCGCTCTATTGGTAATAGATGGTAGTGTTGAATATGAAATAAATAGAGATGATGAATTAATATTTAAAAAATCAGATAGTTATGCATATTTTGTAAAAGGACAGAGTTTTTATGATAAATTAAACAGATGTTTTGGTGTAAAATAA
- a CDS encoding indole-3-glycerol phosphate synthase TrpC, which translates to MDVLKKIVADRKKMIELEKRKNIIQDLRSFIENKDIDIEKKKKLKLSKSIKKVKEIKNPIITEIKPSSPSKGNIKKINLKDVENIAKEMIDGGCCGISILTEPKYFNGSYYNLIVARKFDIPILMKDFIVDFYQIDIASEIGANAILLMVSVLGEDIGEFLDYAKENDLECLVETHNEEEIDIALDTGAKIIGINNRDLKTLKIDLSTTEKLAPLIPNNKIKVGESGIYNKEDLNYILKFVDSALIGSSIMESENIKEKVNELAKK; encoded by the coding sequence ATGGATGTCTTAAAAAAAATTGTTGCTGATAGAAAAAAAATGATTGAATTAGAAAAAAGGAAAAATATAATTCAAGATTTAAGAAGTTTTATTGAAAATAAAGATATAGATATTGAAAAAAAGAAAAAATTAAAATTATCTAAGAGTATAAAAAAGGTAAAAGAGATAAAAAATCCTATAATAACCGAAATTAAACCGTCATCTCCATCAAAAGGAAATATAAAAAAGATAAATCTTAAAGATGTTGAAAATATAGCAAAAGAGATGATTGATGGAGGATGTTGTGGAATATCTATTTTAACAGAACCAAAATACTTTAATGGAAGTTATTATAATTTAATAGTCGCGAGAAAATTTGATATTCCAATATTGATGAAAGATTTTATCGTTGATTTTTATCAGATAGACATTGCCAGTGAAATTGGAGCTAATGCTATTTTGTTGATGGTTTCTGTTTTAGGAGAAGACATTGGAGAATTCTTAGATTATGCTAAGGAGAATGACTTAGAGTGTTTAGTTGAGACACATAATGAGGAAGAAATAGATATTGCCTTAGATACAGGGGCTAAGATAATAGGGATAAACAATAGAGATTTAAAAACATTGAAAATAGATTTATCTACTACTGAAAAATTAGCCCCATTAATTCCAAACAATAAAATAAAAGTTGGAGAGAGTGGAATTTATAATAAAGAAGATTTAAACTATATATTAAAATTTGTAGATTCTGCACTAATTGGCTCTTCTATAATGGAGAGTGAGAATATTAAAGAAAAGGTTAATGAATTAGCTAAAAAATAA